One stretch of Echeneis naucrates chromosome 11, fEcheNa1.1, whole genome shotgun sequence DNA includes these proteins:
- the LOC115051301 gene encoding uncharacterized protein LOC115051301 isoform X2, which yields MLRLIIFCFVWFLQTFLISCHKNSTEWTAGIGPSPKVIRLSVPEDHQVCLCCGSSDPDHVFWTRQNRRVLTTRRGSYETNEDRQRYLLLSDGGLCVLQLEASDQGGYCCNDLLVAELQVLTGRDFTVAAGRTLLLPCGQSPKPKQRWFHRRNGERRELILTRFRNGTVSPEREGGRLSFRNDGLQIQDLQPEDAGEYHCNGELQATVSVLSVHPEPTSVQTSSSSSPTSTDVVEVKKKEKKKSENALLLVAVVGLGLMILFMLSVCVLLSSLKLCRRNKHRYEARRQEDTELQPWTPSYRPDEPRKTPSPPEDNIHYASLGHQNWRDRPSRTPAEQDQHHVIYSVITRPVAQKTPN from the exons ATGCTGCGtctcattattttctgtttcgTTTGGTTTCTCCAAACTTTTCTGATCAGCTGCCACAAAAACTCTACAG AGTGGACAGCAGGAATTGGTCCTTCCCCCAAGGTGATCCGGCTCTCGGTCCCAGAGGACCACCaagtctgtctgtgctgtggcaGCTCCGATCCGGATCATGTCTTCTGGACTCGTCAGAACCGGCGGGTCCTGACGACCAGACGGGGGAGCTACGAGACCAACGAGGACCGGCAGCGCTACCTGCTGCTGTCGGACGGAGGCCTGTGCGTCCTGCAGCTGGAGGCCTCGGATCAGGGCGGGTACTGCTGCAACGACCTGCTGGTGGCCGAGCTGCAGGTGCTGACAG GACGTGACTTCACAGTCGCTGCAGGCCGGACGCTGCTGCTTCCCTGCGGCCAGTCGCCCAAACCCAAGCAGAGGTGGTTTCACCGGAGGAACGGCGAGAGGCGGGAGCTCATCCTGACCCGGTTCAGAAACGGCACAGTGAGCCcggagagggaggggggtcgGCTCAGCTTCCGGAACGACGGCCTGCAGATCCAGGACCTGCAGCCAGAGGACGCCGGGGAGTATCACTGTAACGGAGAGCTGCAGGCCACCGTGTCGGTCCTCTCAG TGCATCCAGAGCCGACCAGCGTCCAGACGTCCAGCAGTTCATCTCCGACCTCCACAG ACGTGGTCGAGGtcaagaagaaggagaagaagaaaagtgagaaCG ctcTGCTGTTGGTTGCTGTTGTCGGTCTGGGGTTGATGATCCTCTTCATGTTGTCCGTCTGTGTTTTACTGAGCAGCCTGAAGCTCTGCAGGAGGAACAAACACAGATATGAAG ctcggAGGCAGGAGGACACGGAGCTGCAGCCGTGGACGCCGTCCTACAGACCGGACG aGCCCAGAAAGACGCCGTCTCCACCGGAGGACAACATCCACTACGCCTCTCTGGGACATCAGAACTGGAGGGACAGACCCAGCAGGACTCCAGCAGAGCAAGACCAGCACCACGTGATCTACTCTGTCATCACCAGACCTGTAGCTCAGAAGACtccaaactga
- the LOC115051293 gene encoding uncharacterized protein LOC115051293 has protein sequence MRLSSYSCLLAFVLGWNVAAERIYKVEGVTRPLNLPCPRPVEGKATWSRVFPNGTKVELITGDDGAEERHNDPRRRYTVVPDQWRSLHIQRPFPSDSGRYLCNNEEAVELTVIPSGTNIINTSVNTDITLNCSAGVGQSDHPEWSKERAGEQQNISGSVSTVGRSLILKGAQREDSGLYRCGGTAVFLNVTKGDKDDEAAPGVWALGIIIAFILLFVVIIIIIIIFCYLRWRRRPKRSEDENALYEEMQGEPSNVRSVAPADVYNLVTFPAGDSNQNNPTYCTINDQPVTANRGGTSQPSDSLYSLAGHDSPPGNNEDSSQPTNNKTYYLLEKPKVAGNNSGGHV, from the exons ATGAGGCTAAGCAGCTACAGCTGCCTGTTAGCGTTTGTTCTGGGCTGGAATGTCGCAGCAG aaagaatCTATAAAGTAGAGGGAGTAACGCGCCCGTTGAATCTGCCTTGTCCTCGGCCTGTGGAGGGTAAAGCGACCTGGAGCCGAGTGTTTCCTAATGGAACTAAAGTAGAATTAATTACAGGTGATGATGGCGCAGAGGAAAGACACAATGACCCACGAAGACGATACACTGTTGTGCCTGATCAGTGGAGGTCACTGCACATTCAGAGACCCTTTCcttcagacagtggaagatatCTGTGTAACAATGAAGAAGCTGTGGAACTGACGGTGATCCCATCAG GGACAAATATAATCAACACTTCAGTTAACACAGACATCACTCTGAATTGTTCTGCTGGTGTCGGACAATCAGATCATCCAGAATGGAGCAAAGAAAGAGCTGGAGAGCAACAAAATATCAGCGGTTCTGTCTCCACTGTGGGCAGGAGCTTAATTCTAAAAGGAGCACAACGAGAAGACTCTGGACTGTACAGATGTGGTGGAACAGCTGTGTTCCTGAACGTGACCAAAGGTGACAAAGATGATGAAG ctgctcCTGGAGTTTGGGCGTTAGGAATAATCATCGCCTTCATTCTGCTcttcgtcgtcatcatcatcatcatcatcatcttctgttACCTCAGGTGGAGACGAAGGCCTAAAA GAAGTGAAGACGAAAACGCTCTCTATGAAGAAATGCAGGGTGAACCTTCaaatg TCAGATCTGTAGCACCAGCAGATGTGTACAACCTGGTGACGTTTCCAG CTGGTGACTCAAACCAGAACAATCCCACATACTGCACCATCAATGACCAGCCAGTGACGGCCAACAGAGGCG gaACCTCTCAACCTTCGGACTCTCTTTATTCTTTGGCTGGCCACGATTCTCCTCCTGGAAATAATGAAG ACTCATCACAGCCAACCAACAACAAAACGTATTATTTACTGGAAAAACCCAAAGTGGCTGGAAACAACAGTGGAGGACATGTATAG
- the LOC115051301 gene encoding semaphorin-4C isoform X3, whose protein sequence is MLRLIIFCFVWFLQTFLISCHKNSTEWTAGIGPSPKVIRLSVPEDHQVCLCCGSSDPDHVFWTRQNRRVLTTRRGSYETNEDRQRYLLLSDGGLCVLQLEASDQGGYCCNDLLVAELQVLTGRDFTVAAGRTLLLPCGQSPKPKQRWFHRRNGERRELILTRFRNGTVSPEREGGRLSFRNDGLQIQDLQPEDAGEYHCNGELQATVSVLSVHPEPTSVQTSSSSSPTSTDVVEVKKKEKKKTLLLVAVVGLGLMILFMLSVCVLLSSLKLCRRNKHRYEAARRQEDTELQPWTPSYRPDEPRKTPSPPEDNIHYASLGHQNWRDRPSRTPAEQDQHHVIYSVITRPVAQKTPN, encoded by the exons ATGCTGCGtctcattattttctgtttcgTTTGGTTTCTCCAAACTTTTCTGATCAGCTGCCACAAAAACTCTACAG AGTGGACAGCAGGAATTGGTCCTTCCCCCAAGGTGATCCGGCTCTCGGTCCCAGAGGACCACCaagtctgtctgtgctgtggcaGCTCCGATCCGGATCATGTCTTCTGGACTCGTCAGAACCGGCGGGTCCTGACGACCAGACGGGGGAGCTACGAGACCAACGAGGACCGGCAGCGCTACCTGCTGCTGTCGGACGGAGGCCTGTGCGTCCTGCAGCTGGAGGCCTCGGATCAGGGCGGGTACTGCTGCAACGACCTGCTGGTGGCCGAGCTGCAGGTGCTGACAG GACGTGACTTCACAGTCGCTGCAGGCCGGACGCTGCTGCTTCCCTGCGGCCAGTCGCCCAAACCCAAGCAGAGGTGGTTTCACCGGAGGAACGGCGAGAGGCGGGAGCTCATCCTGACCCGGTTCAGAAACGGCACAGTGAGCCcggagagggaggggggtcgGCTCAGCTTCCGGAACGACGGCCTGCAGATCCAGGACCTGCAGCCAGAGGACGCCGGGGAGTATCACTGTAACGGAGAGCTGCAGGCCACCGTGTCGGTCCTCTCAG TGCATCCAGAGCCGACCAGCGTCCAGACGTCCAGCAGTTCATCTCCGACCTCCACAG ACGTGGTCGAGGtcaagaagaaggagaagaagaaaa ctcTGCTGTTGGTTGCTGTTGTCGGTCTGGGGTTGATGATCCTCTTCATGTTGTCCGTCTGTGTTTTACTGAGCAGCCTGAAGCTCTGCAGGAGGAACAAACACAGATATGAAG cagctcggAGGCAGGAGGACACGGAGCTGCAGCCGTGGACGCCGTCCTACAGACCGGACG aGCCCAGAAAGACGCCGTCTCCACCGGAGGACAACATCCACTACGCCTCTCTGGGACATCAGAACTGGAGGGACAGACCCAGCAGGACTCCAGCAGAGCAAGACCAGCACCACGTGATCTACTCTGTCATCACCAGACCTGTAGCTCAGAAGACtccaaactga
- the LOC115050766 gene encoding uncharacterized protein LOC115050766, giving the protein MKTEPVHIRPFIYLQCFLLARLIESSSLGSASPLLISSTVGNQAVLPCSWRKRLESMTSTCYVQWARVTGTVFERRGSDKWEADAFENRLEVPEETLRSGNCSLIIKDVQIGDTGTYESFMVVKLTDQQTKVFIQGIKLLVFDHKSRQTLAPGEDLLLELHTSHSLAVSFQHRDKSESSDLWVKGQQNNSPRLVYDPLKNQLTLKNLSYSDEGTYKVLDKQGLAISTMKLTIEERTKALKVQQPVEKDAASDAADRSSRSALLSASLLLVSFRFSHLFW; this is encoded by the exons ATGAAGACCGAGCCAGTCCACATCCG gccTTTCATCTATCTTCAGTGTTTCCTGCTGGCCCGTTTAATTG AGTCCTCCTCCCTCGGCTCCGCCTCCCCCCTTCTCATCAGCTCCACGGTGGGGAACCAGGCCGTCCTTCCCTGCAGCTGGAGGAAACGTCTGGAGTCGATGACGTCCACCTGCTACGTCCAGTGGGCCCGGGTGACCGGCACCGTGTTTGAGCGGCGGGGGTCTGACAAGTGGGAGGCGGACGCGTTTGAGAACCGACTGGAGGTTCCTGAGGAGACTCTGAGGTCGGGGAACTGTTCCCTGATCATCAAGGACGTCCAGATCGGAGACACGGGGACATACGAGAGCTTCATGGTGGTGAAATTaacagaccaacagaccaaaGTCTTCATTCAGGGCATCAAGCTGCTGGTCTTTG ACCATAAGTCCCGTCAGACTCTGGCTCCGGGTGAGGACCTGCTTCTGGAGCTGCACACCAGTCACTCATTGGCAGTGAGCTTCCAGCACAG GGACAAATCAGAGTCCTCTGACCTCTGGGTGAAAGGCCAACAGAACAACAGTCCTCGTCTGGTCTACGATCCGCTGAAAAACCAGCTGACGCTCAAGAACTTGAGCTACTCAGATGAAGGAACGTACAAAGTTCTTGATAAGCAAGGCCTCGCCATCAGCACCATGAAGCTCACCATCGAAG AAAGAACCAAGGCTCTTAAAGTCCAGCAGCCTGTGGAGAAGGATGCAGCTTCAG ATGCCGCGGACAGAAGCAGCCGCTCGGCTCTTCTTAGCGCATCTCTTCTTCTTGTGAGTTTCCGGTTTTCTCATCTGTTCtggtga
- the LOC115051301 gene encoding uncharacterized protein LOC115051301 isoform X1 encodes MLRLIIFCFVWFLQTFLISCHKNSTEWTAGIGPSPKVIRLSVPEDHQVCLCCGSSDPDHVFWTRQNRRVLTTRRGSYETNEDRQRYLLLSDGGLCVLQLEASDQGGYCCNDLLVAELQVLTGRDFTVAAGRTLLLPCGQSPKPKQRWFHRRNGERRELILTRFRNGTVSPEREGGRLSFRNDGLQIQDLQPEDAGEYHCNGELQATVSVLSVHPEPTSVQTSSSSSPTSTDVVEVKKKEKKKSENALLLVAVVGLGLMILFMLSVCVLLSSLKLCRRNKHRYEAARRQEDTELQPWTPSYRPDEPRKTPSPPEDNIHYASLGHQNWRDRPSRTPAEQDQHHVIYSVITRPVAQKTPN; translated from the exons ATGCTGCGtctcattattttctgtttcgTTTGGTTTCTCCAAACTTTTCTGATCAGCTGCCACAAAAACTCTACAG AGTGGACAGCAGGAATTGGTCCTTCCCCCAAGGTGATCCGGCTCTCGGTCCCAGAGGACCACCaagtctgtctgtgctgtggcaGCTCCGATCCGGATCATGTCTTCTGGACTCGTCAGAACCGGCGGGTCCTGACGACCAGACGGGGGAGCTACGAGACCAACGAGGACCGGCAGCGCTACCTGCTGCTGTCGGACGGAGGCCTGTGCGTCCTGCAGCTGGAGGCCTCGGATCAGGGCGGGTACTGCTGCAACGACCTGCTGGTGGCCGAGCTGCAGGTGCTGACAG GACGTGACTTCACAGTCGCTGCAGGCCGGACGCTGCTGCTTCCCTGCGGCCAGTCGCCCAAACCCAAGCAGAGGTGGTTTCACCGGAGGAACGGCGAGAGGCGGGAGCTCATCCTGACCCGGTTCAGAAACGGCACAGTGAGCCcggagagggaggggggtcgGCTCAGCTTCCGGAACGACGGCCTGCAGATCCAGGACCTGCAGCCAGAGGACGCCGGGGAGTATCACTGTAACGGAGAGCTGCAGGCCACCGTGTCGGTCCTCTCAG TGCATCCAGAGCCGACCAGCGTCCAGACGTCCAGCAGTTCATCTCCGACCTCCACAG ACGTGGTCGAGGtcaagaagaaggagaagaagaaaagtgagaaCG ctcTGCTGTTGGTTGCTGTTGTCGGTCTGGGGTTGATGATCCTCTTCATGTTGTCCGTCTGTGTTTTACTGAGCAGCCTGAAGCTCTGCAGGAGGAACAAACACAGATATGAAG cagctcggAGGCAGGAGGACACGGAGCTGCAGCCGTGGACGCCGTCCTACAGACCGGACG aGCCCAGAAAGACGCCGTCTCCACCGGAGGACAACATCCACTACGCCTCTCTGGGACATCAGAACTGGAGGGACAGACCCAGCAGGACTCCAGCAGAGCAAGACCAGCACCACGTGATCTACTCTGTCATCACCAGACCTGTAGCTCAGAAGACtccaaactga
- the LOC115050764 gene encoding uncharacterized protein LOC115050764, giving the protein MPNPGVCLEALEALTGFRVESSGGPSQLSPQDFVNIVALKEFYKQEGLKQLDYPSLGSLSLQDPQEDADLYSAPPALTEGPGPEQNRIITVRINPEDFFDPSYDYDFTSVKDGNKAFLRGNELYVRPCGWNRAAIRVVQRYGDGDGWLGTGETAWPVSYHGHAMDGSHGIILTHGGGHGDQPEFLDAAAASLVHSETRGRGVYSTPDISVAEKFCRKFTSKVDGKTYKVLLQNRINPQNRKKCQREGVWLVYIPDGTSDLQTRIMVQNSIRPYGLLLKQA; this is encoded by the exons ATGCCGAACCCCGGTGTGTGCCTGGAGGCCCTGGAGGCTCTGACCGGGTTCAGGGTGGAGTCCTCCGGCGGCCCGTCGCAGCTCAGCCCGCAGGACTTCGTCAACATCGTGGCCCTGAAGGAGTTCTATAAGCAGGAGGGCCTGAAGCAGCTGGACTACCCGAGTCTGGGCTCTCTGTCCCTGCAGGACCCGCAGGAGGACGCGGACCTGTACAGCGCCCCCCCGGCCCTGACCGAGGGCCCCGGGCCGGAGCAGAACCGGATCATCACGGTGAGGATCAACCCGGAGGACTTCTTCGACCCGTCCTACGACTACGACTTCACCTCAGTCAAG GACGGAAACAAGGCCTTCCTGCGCGGGAACGAGCTCTACGTGCGTCCCTGCGGCTGGAATCGGGCCGCCATCCGCGTCGTGCAGCGGTACGGCGACGGGGACGGCTGGCTCGGGACGGGTGAGACCGCCTGGCCCGTCTCCTACCACGGACACGCCATGGACGGCTCCCACGGCATCATCCTGACCCACGGCGGCGGCCACGGAGACCAGCCCGAGTTTCTGGACGCCGCCGCCGCCTCTCTGGTCCACAGTGAGACCCGAGGCAGAGGGGTGTACTCCACACCGGACATCAGCGTGGCGGAGAAGTTCTGCAGGAAGTTCACGTCCAAAGTGGACGGCAAGACCTACAAAGTGCTCCTGCAGAACCGCATCAACCCGCAGAACAGGAAGAAGTGCCAGAGAGAAGGCGTCTGGTTGGTTTACATCCCCGACGGCACCAGCGACCTGCAGACCAGGATCATGGTGCAGAACTCCATCCGTCCCTACGGACTCCTGCTGAAACAGGCCTGA
- the LOC115050767 gene encoding uncharacterized protein LOC115050767 produces MAPFVWILSVVCVAGCHQSSASLVLHPTQVSQVSQVSQASQAGQNVTLTCNLTSSMEITWYLLRSDRMLPLLTASQSRLGEGLVVFHSADRSRIRSRGEVEGGVVLLEIRQVEEQDAGLYFCSGTKSGNVYVNGGILLSVNGADGHSDRMKRPCWNLGICILPASFVLVLVLVLYLCSGKPAVCCCLTAQSSSCSFTEEVSLHYSSLKHRPRPSGQPSTGLVRADVIYSTVIGRRNLMASQQHR; encoded by the exons ATGGCACCGTTCGTTTGGATCCTGTCGGTGGTCT GTGTCGCAGGATGTCACCAGTCTTCAGCCTCACTTGTTCTCCACCCGACCCAGGTGTCCCAGGTGTCCCAGGTGTCCCAGGCGTCCCAGGCGGGGCAGAACGTCACCCTGACCTGTAACCTGACCTCCAGCATGGAGATCACCTGGTACCTGCTGCGCTCGGACCGGATGCTGCCTCTGCTGACGGCGTCCCAAAGCAGACTTGGAGAAGGCCTCGTGGTCTTCCACTCTGCAGACAGGAGTCGGATCAGGTCcaggggggaggtggagggaggtgTGGTCCTCCTGGAGATCCggcaggtggaggagcaggacGCCGGCCTTTATTTCTGCTCTGGGACCAAGTCTGGAAACGTTTACGTTAATGGAGGGATTCTTCTGAGTGTCAACG GAGCTGACGGACACTCAGACAGAATGAAGCGGCCGTGTTGGAATCTGGGAATCTGCATCCTTCCAGCTTCGTtcgtcctcgtcctcgtcctcgTGTTGTACCTGTGCTCAG GAAAGCCAGCAGTGTGCTGCTGTCTCACGGCCCAatcctccagctgcagcttcacagaG GAAGTGTCTCTGCATTATTCCAGTCTGAAGCACAGGCCCCGCCCCTCTGGTCAGCCATCCACGGGATTGGTCAGAGCCGACGTCATATACTCCACCGTGATTGGCCGCAGGAACTTGATGGcgtcacagcagcacagatga